The Methylobacterium currus genome contains a region encoding:
- the fba gene encoding class II fructose-bisphosphate aldolase (catalyzes the reversible aldol condensation of dihydroxyacetonephosphate and glyceraldehyde 3-phosphate in the Calvin cycle, glycolysis, and/or gluconeogenesis) yields MARITLRQLLDHAAEHGYGVPAFNINNMEQGLAIMAAADATDSPVILQASRGARAYANDVVLAKLIDGLVEIYPHIPVCMHLDHGNNEATCATAIQYGFTSVMMDGSLKSDGKTPADYNYNVEITRKVTEMAHWAGCSVEGELGVLGSLESGQGEAEDGHGAEGTLSHDQLLTDPAEAEKFVAATKVDALAVAMGTSHGAYKFTRKPDGAVLAMNVIEEIHRRLPNTHLVMHGSSSVPQDLQDIINQYGGEMKPTWGVPVEEIQRGIKHGVRKINIDTDNRMAMTGQIRKVLMENKAEFDPRKYLKPAMDAMTKLCKQRFEEFGTAGHAGKIRPVALSEMAKRYAAGKLDPSFAPSKAAAE; encoded by the coding sequence ATGGCGCGCATCACGCTCAGGCAGCTTCTCGACCACGCCGCCGAGCACGGCTACGGGGTGCCGGCCTTCAACATCAACAACATGGAGCAGGGCCTCGCCATCATGGCGGCGGCCGACGCCACCGACTCGCCGGTGATCCTGCAGGCGAGCCGCGGCGCCCGCGCCTATGCCAACGACGTGGTTCTGGCCAAGCTGATCGACGGCCTCGTCGAGATCTATCCGCACATCCCGGTCTGCATGCACCTGGATCACGGGAACAACGAGGCGACCTGCGCCACGGCGATCCAGTACGGCTTCACCTCGGTGATGATGGACGGATCGCTCAAGAGCGACGGCAAGACCCCGGCGGACTACAACTACAACGTCGAGATCACCCGCAAGGTGACCGAGATGGCGCACTGGGCCGGCTGCTCGGTCGAGGGCGAGCTCGGGGTGCTCGGCTCGCTCGAGAGCGGCCAGGGCGAGGCGGAGGACGGCCACGGCGCCGAAGGCACCCTGTCGCACGACCAGCTCCTGACCGACCCGGCCGAGGCGGAAAAATTCGTGGCGGCCACCAAGGTCGACGCGCTCGCGGTCGCGATGGGCACCTCGCACGGCGCCTACAAGTTCACCCGCAAGCCCGACGGCGCGGTGCTGGCGATGAACGTGATCGAGGAGATTCACCGCCGCCTGCCCAACACCCACCTGGTGATGCACGGTTCCTCGTCGGTCCCGCAGGACCTGCAGGACATCATCAACCAGTATGGCGGCGAGATGAAGCCGACCTGGGGCGTGCCGGTCGAGGAGATCCAGCGCGGCATCAAGCACGGCGTGCGCAAGATCAACATCGACACCGACAACCGGATGGCGATGACCGGCCAGATCCGCAAGGTGCTGATGGAGAACAAGGCCGAATTCGACCCGCGCAAGTACCTGAAGCCGGCGATGGATGCGATGACCAAGCTGTGCAAGCAGCGCTTCGAGGAGTTCGGCACGGCGGGCCATGCCGGCAAGATCCGGCCGGTCGCGCTGTCCGAGATGGCCAAGCGCTACGCCGCCGGCAAGCTCGACCCGTCCTTCGCCCCCTCGAAGGCCGCCGCGGAGTAA
- a CDS encoding SDR family NAD(P)-dependent oxidoreductase yields the protein MADAFPLHDRLALVTGAGGGIGAALALGLARKGARLVLVDRDPDGLARSEAAVRALGRDVSTHAVDVTDVERIAALPEAVAARHGPLDLLVNNAGVALAGRFADVELSDFDWLMDVNFRAVVRMTHAFLPMLESRPAAQIVNLSSLYGLIAPPGQAAYAASKFAVRGFSEALRHEYAGTSLGVSVVHPGGVATSIARNARVGPRLDPAEVASGKAAVERHLRLSPEAAAERILRGIARREPRIIVGRDAAQVALIQRLMPVRYWSLIARAME from the coding sequence TTGGCGGACGCCTTCCCACTGCACGACAGGCTGGCCCTGGTCACCGGGGCCGGCGGCGGCATCGGCGCGGCCCTCGCCCTGGGCCTCGCCCGGAAGGGCGCCCGCCTCGTCCTCGTCGACCGCGATCCCGACGGTCTCGCCCGCAGCGAGGCCGCCGTGCGGGCGCTCGGGCGCGACGTCAGCACGCACGCTGTCGACGTCACGGATGTCGAGCGCATCGCCGCCCTGCCGGAGGCGGTCGCCGCCCGCCACGGGCCGCTCGATCTCCTCGTCAATAATGCGGGCGTGGCGCTCGCCGGCCGCTTCGCCGATGTCGAGCTCAGCGATTTCGACTGGCTGATGGACGTCAATTTCCGCGCCGTGGTGCGGATGACCCACGCCTTCCTGCCGATGCTGGAGAGCCGGCCGGCGGCGCAGATCGTCAACCTGTCGAGCCTCTACGGACTCATCGCCCCGCCCGGCCAGGCAGCCTATGCGGCGAGCAAGTTCGCGGTGCGCGGCTTCTCCGAGGCCCTGCGGCACGAATATGCCGGCACCAGCCTCGGGGTCAGCGTGGTGCATCCCGGCGGCGTCGCCACGTCGATCGCCCGCAACGCCCGCGTCGGCCCGCGCCTCGACCCGGCCGAGGTCGCCAGCGGCAAGGCTGCCGTGGAGCGCCACCTGCGCCTGTCGCCCGAGGCGGCGGCCGAGCGCATCCTGCGCGGCATCGCCCGGCGGGAGCCCCGCATCATCGTCGGCCGCGACGCCGCCCAGGTGGCGCTGATCCAGCGCCTGATGCCCGTGCGCTACTGGTCGCTGATCGCCCGCGCCATGGAGTAG
- a CDS encoding thiamine phosphate synthase, which produces MADPQTRLILLTAAEAGPELGPRLARAVAAGDVAAVILRLPPGEERALVNAVKAVAPTVQEAGAALVLAGGGGIDLATVASRSGADGVHVQAGDAEADQAEASSDEGEDTDEEEAVGPLHALRERLRDGRILGVGGIRSKHAAMQAGESGADYLLFGDDPDLPLDTLVARLTWWVEIFETPCIALARDLEAVPDLVATGAEFIGLDPALWAGEGGEAAVAAAQAQIRNRPAGGEG; this is translated from the coding sequence ATGGCCGATCCCCAGACCCGCCTGATCCTCCTCACCGCCGCCGAGGCCGGCCCGGAGCTCGGCCCCCGCCTCGCGCGCGCGGTCGCGGCCGGCGACGTCGCCGCGGTGATCCTACGCCTGCCGCCGGGCGAGGAGCGCGCCCTGGTCAATGCCGTCAAGGCGGTCGCCCCGACGGTGCAGGAGGCCGGCGCCGCCCTGGTGCTCGCCGGCGGCGGGGGCATCGACCTCGCTACCGTGGCCTCCCGCAGCGGTGCCGACGGCGTCCATGTCCAGGCGGGCGACGCCGAGGCGGACCAGGCGGAGGCTTCGTCCGACGAGGGCGAGGACACAGACGAGGAGGAGGCCGTGGGACCGCTGCACGCCCTGCGCGAGCGCCTGCGCGACGGCCGCATCCTGGGTGTCGGCGGCATCCGCAGCAAGCACGCCGCGATGCAGGCCGGCGAGTCCGGCGCCGACTACCTGCTGTTCGGCGACGATCCCGATCTTCCCCTCGACACACTCGTGGCGCGGCTGACCTGGTGGGTCGAGATCTTCGAGACGCCCTGCATCGCGCTCGCCCGCGACCTCGAGGCCGTGCCCGACCTCGTGGCGACCGGGGCCGAGTTCATCGGCCTCGATCCCGCGCTCTGGGCCGGGGAGGGGGGCGAGGCCGCGGTCGCCGCGGCGCAGGCGCAGATCCGGAACCGCCCCGCGGGCGGGGAGGGGTGA
- the guaB gene encoding IMP dehydrogenase, with product MARISTDSIIEGLTFDDVLLRPAASSVMPAEVNLGTRLTRTIKLNMPIIASAMDTVTEARMAIAMAQNGGLGVIHRNLEPPEQAEQVRLVKKYESGMVLNPITIHPDETLADAYGLMRHHGISGIPVVERGPNGSRGKLVGILTNRDTRFATDQSQPISELMTRDRLITVREGVTQDEAKRLLHQFRIEKLLVVDDHYRCIGLITVKDIEKQVAYPNAIKDEQGRLRVAAATTTGDGGFERAERLIDAGCDVIVVDTAHGHSAKVLESVRRVKTLSNAVQVIAGNVATREGAQALIDAGADAIKVGIGPGSICTTRIVAGVGVPQLTAIMEAVEAGNEADVPVIADGGIKYSGDLAKAIAAGASVAMLGSLLAGTDEAPGEVFLYQGRSYKSYRGMGSVGAMARGSADRYFQAEVSDTHKLVPEGIEGQVPYKGPVAAVLHQLAGGLRAAMGYVGAPSIPEMQEKAQFIRITNAGLRESHVHDVTITRESPNYPGRV from the coding sequence ATGGCCCGCATCAGCACGGATTCGATCATCGAGGGCCTGACCTTCGACGACGTCCTGCTCCGCCCCGCCGCATCCTCGGTGATGCCGGCGGAGGTGAATCTCGGCACCCGCCTTACCCGCACGATCAAGCTCAACATGCCGATCATCGCCTCGGCGATGGACACGGTGACCGAGGCCCGGATGGCCATCGCGATGGCGCAGAACGGCGGCCTCGGGGTGATCCACCGCAATCTCGAGCCGCCGGAGCAGGCCGAGCAGGTGCGGCTCGTCAAGAAGTACGAGTCCGGCATGGTGCTCAACCCGATCACCATCCATCCGGACGAGACCCTGGCCGACGCCTACGGGCTGATGCGCCACCACGGCATCTCAGGGATTCCGGTGGTCGAGCGCGGCCCCAACGGCTCGCGCGGCAAGCTCGTCGGCATCCTGACCAACCGCGACACCCGCTTCGCCACCGACCAGAGCCAGCCGATCTCCGAGCTGATGACCCGCGACCGGCTGATCACCGTGCGTGAGGGCGTGACCCAGGACGAGGCCAAGCGCCTGCTGCACCAGTTCCGCATCGAGAAGCTGCTCGTCGTCGACGACCACTACCGCTGCATCGGCCTGATCACCGTCAAGGACATCGAGAAGCAGGTCGCCTACCCGAACGCCATCAAGGACGAGCAGGGCCGCCTGCGGGTCGCTGCCGCCACCACGACCGGCGACGGCGGTTTCGAGCGGGCCGAGCGGCTGATCGATGCCGGCTGCGACGTGATCGTGGTCGACACCGCCCACGGCCATTCCGCCAAGGTGCTGGAGAGCGTGCGCCGGGTGAAGACCCTGTCGAACGCCGTGCAGGTCATCGCCGGCAACGTCGCGACGCGCGAGGGCGCCCAGGCGCTGATCGATGCCGGCGCCGACGCCATCAAGGTCGGCATCGGCCCGGGCTCGATCTGCACCACCCGCATCGTCGCCGGCGTCGGCGTGCCCCAGCTCACCGCCATCATGGAGGCGGTCGAGGCCGGCAACGAGGCCGACGTGCCGGTCATCGCCGATGGCGGCATCAAGTATTCGGGCGACCTCGCCAAGGCGATCGCCGCCGGCGCCTCGGTGGCGATGCTGGGCTCGCTCTTGGCCGGCACCGACGAGGCCCCGGGCGAGGTCTTCCTGTACCAGGGCCGCTCGTACAAGAGCTATCGCGGCATGGGCTCGGTCGGCGCCATGGCGCGCGGCTCGGCCGACCGCTACTTCCAGGCCGAGGTCAGCGACACCCACAAGCTCGTGCCGGAGGGCATCGAGGGCCAGGTCCCCTACAAGGGCCCGGTGGCGGCCGTGCTGCACCAGCTCGCCGGGGGCCTGCGCGCCGCCATGGGCTATGTCGGCGCCCCGTCGATCCCGGAGATGCAGGAGAAGGCGCAGTTCATCCGCATCACCAATGCGGGCCTGCGCGAGAGCCACGTCCACGACGTAACGATCACCCGCGAGAGCCCGAATTATCCGGGGCGGGTGTGA
- a CDS encoding cell division protein ZapA, whose protein sequence is MPQVTVTIAGKTYRMACGEGEERHLEGLAASFDARIGDMRKAFGEIGDMRLHVMAALTLADELAETKRRMEAMERETAALRESTDAGSAEREASEVRLAETVQRTAERIERLAKRLGPVPGGAQGG, encoded by the coding sequence ATGCCTCAAGTGACCGTCACCATCGCCGGCAAGACCTACCGCATGGCCTGCGGCGAGGGCGAGGAGCGCCACCTCGAGGGGCTGGCCGCGAGCTTCGACGCCCGCATCGGCGACATGCGCAAGGCCTTCGGCGAGATCGGCGACATGCGCCTGCACGTCATGGCGGCGCTGACCCTGGCGGACGAGCTCGCCGAGACCAAGCGCCGGATGGAGGCGATGGAGCGCGAGACGGCGGCGTTGCGAGAATCCACCGATGCCGGCAGCGCCGAGCGCGAGGCTTCCGAGGTGCGCCTCGCCGAGACCGTGCAGCGCACCGCGGAGCGGATCGAGCGGCTGGCCAAGCGGCTGGGCCCGGTGCCGGGAGGAGCGCAGGGGGGCTGA
- a CDS encoding sensor domain-containing diguanylate cyclase, translating into MQIDLPTLYYLTVGTLLVAAAMTLWERQAHPRHARTLGFWAASYGVTAAACLVAMNRGHFPAASGLALASLLFVLGYGLLLHGVTRLDGQGSLLLTGAGLAAVAALWIVGGTGAMGVLWHHVGSVPVALACGLTGRALLRNRTLRGLRSRAMVIAVAIGHGLFYLARAVLAPLATAAWGEEVLTAVAKLTMYEGVLFSVAMPMGLLALVREEAQGRLLIAARTDYLTGLLNRHGFFDEGTRILAARRPDQPVSLLAFDLDHFKAINDRHGHAAGDAVLRLFADTARRAAGPDALIARLGGEEFAALLPGFDLAAAQQVGEAVAHRFAEAALDHDGPGIPATVSIGLAAAQSDCTDLPALLSAADRALYRAKAAGRNRLEVAAAA; encoded by the coding sequence ATGCAGATCGATCTCCCCACACTCTATTACCTGACCGTCGGGACGTTGCTGGTCGCCGCAGCGATGACGCTGTGGGAGCGGCAGGCCCATCCGCGGCATGCGCGGACGCTCGGCTTCTGGGCCGCCTCCTATGGGGTGACCGCCGCGGCCTGCCTCGTCGCGATGAATCGCGGCCACTTTCCCGCGGCGAGCGGCCTGGCGCTGGCCAGCCTCCTGTTCGTACTGGGCTATGGGCTGCTCCTGCACGGCGTGACCCGCCTGGACGGACAGGGCAGCCTCCTCCTGACCGGTGCCGGGCTCGCGGCGGTGGCGGCGCTCTGGATCGTCGGCGGGACGGGCGCCATGGGCGTGCTGTGGCATCATGTCGGCAGCGTGCCGGTCGCGCTGGCCTGCGGCCTGACCGGGCGGGCGCTGCTGCGCAACCGGACGCTGCGGGGCCTGCGCTCCCGCGCGATGGTGATCGCGGTCGCGATCGGCCACGGCCTGTTCTATCTCGCTCGCGCCGTCCTGGCCCCGCTCGCGACCGCCGCCTGGGGCGAGGAGGTGCTGACGGCCGTCGCCAAGCTGACGATGTACGAAGGCGTGCTCTTTTCCGTGGCGATGCCGATGGGGCTGCTGGCCCTGGTGCGCGAGGAAGCCCAGGGCCGGCTCCTGATCGCGGCCCGGACGGACTACCTCACCGGCCTCCTGAACCGGCACGGCTTCTTCGACGAGGGGACGCGGATCCTGGCCGCGCGCCGGCCGGACCAGCCGGTCTCGCTCCTCGCCTTCGACCTCGACCACTTCAAGGCGATCAACGACCGTCACGGCCACGCCGCCGGCGACGCGGTCCTGCGGCTCTTCGCCGACACGGCGCGCCGCGCGGCCGGGCCGGACGCGCTCATCGCCCGACTGGGCGGCGAGGAATTCGCCGCCCTGCTGCCGGGGTTCGACCTCGCCGCGGCGCAGCAGGTCGGCGAGGCCGTCGCGCACCGCTTCGCGGAGGCGGCCCTCGACCACGACGGTCCCGGCATCCCGGCGACCGTCAGCATCGGTCTCGCGGCGGCGCAGTCCGACTGCACCGACCTGCCGGCCCTTCTCTCGGCCGCCGACCGCGCCCTCTACCGGGCCAAGGCCGCGGGCCGGAACCGGCTGGAAGTCGCGGCGGCGGCCTGA
- the gap gene encoding type I glyceraldehyde-3-phosphate dehydrogenase produces the protein MTVKVAINGFGRIGRNVLRAIKEAGRTDIEVVAINDLGPVETNAHLLRFDSVHGKFPGTVSVEGDHIVVDGQRIRVTAIKNPAELPHRELGVDIAMECTGIFTSKDKAKLHLEAGAKRVIVSAPADGADLTVVYGVNHDKLTADHLVVSNASCTTNCLAPVAKVLNDAVGIERGFMTTIHSYTNDQPSLDQMHKDLYRARAAALSMIPTTTGAAKAVGLVLPELNGKLDGTSIRVPTPNVSVVDFKFVAKRNTSVAEINEAIKAAANGPLKGVLGYTEAPNVSIDFNHDPHSSTFHIDQTKVMDGNFVRVLSWYDNEWGFSNRMADTAIAMAKLI, from the coding sequence ATGACGGTCAAGGTTGCCATCAACGGCTTCGGACGCATCGGCCGCAACGTCCTGCGCGCCATCAAGGAGGCCGGCCGCACCGACATCGAGGTCGTGGCCATCAACGATCTCGGCCCCGTCGAGACCAACGCCCACCTGCTGCGCTTCGACTCGGTCCACGGCAAGTTCCCGGGCACCGTCTCGGTCGAGGGCGACCACATCGTGGTCGACGGCCAGCGCATCCGCGTCACCGCGATCAAGAACCCGGCCGAGCTGCCTCACCGCGAGCTCGGCGTCGACATCGCGATGGAGTGCACCGGCATCTTCACCTCGAAGGACAAGGCGAAGCTGCACCTCGAGGCCGGCGCCAAGCGCGTGATCGTGTCGGCCCCGGCCGACGGCGCCGACCTCACGGTCGTCTACGGCGTGAACCACGACAAGCTGACGGCCGACCACCTCGTGGTCTCCAACGCCTCGTGCACCACCAACTGCCTCGCCCCGGTCGCGAAGGTGCTCAACGATGCCGTCGGCATCGAGCGCGGCTTCATGACCACGATCCACTCCTACACCAACGACCAGCCCTCGCTGGACCAGATGCACAAGGACCTCTACCGGGCCCGCGCCGCGGCCCTGTCGATGATCCCGACCACGACCGGCGCCGCCAAGGCCGTCGGCCTGGTGCTGCCGGAGCTGAACGGCAAGCTCGACGGCACCTCGATCCGTGTGCCGACCCCGAACGTCTCGGTCGTCGACTTCAAGTTCGTGGCCAAGCGCAACACCTCGGTCGCCGAGATCAACGAGGCGATCAAGGCCGCGGCCAACGGCCCGCTCAAGGGCGTGCTCGGCTACACCGAGGCCCCGAACGTCTCGATCGACTTCAACCACGACCCCCACTCCTCGACCTTCCACATCGACCAGACCAAGGTCATGGACGGCAACTTCGTCCGGGTGCTGTCCTGGTACGACAACGAGTGGGGCTTCTCGAACCGCATGGCCGACACCGCCATCGCGATGGCGAAGCTGATCTGA
- a CDS encoding flavin-containing monooxygenase, giving the protein MTETPAAPWPDKPLAVLVIGAGFSGLAMAIRCRQSGIDDLLVVEKAGAVGGTWHENTYPGAACDIPAHLYALSFAPKPDWTRTYAGQKEIAAYLRELVERFGLAPHIALSTAVTGAVWDGARSLWRVETDRGPLEARVLVSGMGALHHPAIPAVAGLHTFLGPLFHTSAWDHGVSLRAKRVGVIGTGASAIQVVPAIAPEVERLVLFQRTPPWVVPRNDRPIGPRLRALFHRLPLARRALRGVQFWLREAQAAFGFTRVSGLTRLAEAMSRRHLRSQVPDPALRAKLAPPYRLGCKRVLISDDYYPALTRPNVTVETGPIRAVTPDGVTMADGRHHPLDVLVLATGFDVTASLARVPVVGRDGLILARAWSERVAAHRGVALAGFPNFFMLLGPNTGLGHNSVVLMIEAQVEYVLACLAEMRERNLAAIEPTPEAQARYLAELEQRLSGSIWQQGGCASWYQDATGRNIALWPGTVVAYRRALRRPDWSEFILTPA; this is encoded by the coding sequence GTGACGGAGACGCCGGCCGCGCCCTGGCCGGACAAGCCCCTTGCCGTGCTGGTGATCGGGGCCGGCTTCTCCGGCCTCGCCATGGCGATCCGTTGCCGGCAATCCGGCATCGACGACCTGCTCGTCGTCGAGAAGGCCGGGGCGGTCGGCGGCACCTGGCACGAGAACACCTATCCGGGCGCCGCCTGCGACATCCCGGCCCATCTCTATGCCCTGTCCTTCGCCCCGAAGCCCGACTGGACCCGCACCTATGCGGGCCAGAAGGAGATCGCCGCCTATCTGCGCGAGCTGGTCGAGCGGTTCGGCCTGGCCCCGCACATCGCCCTCTCCACCGCCGTCACCGGCGCGGTCTGGGACGGGGCGCGGTCGCTGTGGCGGGTCGAGACCGATCGCGGCCCGCTCGAGGCCCGGGTGCTGGTCTCCGGCATGGGGGCCCTGCATCACCCGGCGATCCCGGCCGTCGCGGGCCTGCACACCTTCCTGGGGCCGCTCTTCCACACCTCGGCCTGGGACCACGGCGTGTCGCTGCGGGCCAAGCGCGTCGGGGTGATCGGGACCGGGGCGAGCGCGATCCAGGTCGTGCCGGCCATCGCCCCGGAGGTGGAGCGGCTGGTGCTGTTCCAGCGCACGCCGCCCTGGGTGGTCCCGCGCAACGACCGGCCGATCGGCCCGCGGCTGCGGGCGCTGTTCCACCGCCTGCCCCTGGCCCGCCGCGCCTTGCGCGGCGTCCAGTTCTGGCTGCGGGAGGCGCAGGCGGCTTTCGGCTTCACCCGGGTCTCGGGCCTCACCCGCCTCGCCGAGGCGATGAGCCGCCGCCACCTGCGCAGCCAGGTCCCCGACCCCGCCCTGCGGGCGAAGCTGGCCCCGCCCTACCGGCTCGGCTGCAAGCGGGTGCTGATCTCCGACGATTACTACCCGGCCCTGACCCGTCCGAACGTGACGGTCGAGACCGGCCCGATCCGCGCCGTCACGCCGGACGGCGTGACCATGGCCGACGGCCGTCACCACCCCCTCGACGTCCTGGTGCTGGCCACCGGCTTCGACGTCACCGCCTCCCTCGCCCGGGTGCCGGTGGTCGGCCGCGACGGGCTGATCCTGGCCCGGGCCTGGAGCGAGCGGGTGGCGGCACATCGCGGCGTGGCGCTGGCGGGATTTCCCAACTTCTTCATGCTGCTCGGCCCCAATACGGGCCTGGGCCACAATTCCGTGGTGCTGATGATCGAGGCGCAGGTCGAGTACGTGCTCGCCTGCCTGGCCGAGATGCGGGAGCGCAACCTTGCCGCCATCGAGCCGACGCCCGAGGCGCAGGCGCGCTACCTCGCCGAGCTGGAGCAGCGGCTGTCCGGCAGCATCTGGCAGCAGGGGGGCTGCGCCAGCTGGTACCAGGACGCGACCGGGCGCAACATCGCGCTCTGGCCCGGCACGGTCGTCGCCTACCGGCGCGCGTTGCGCCGACCGGACTGGTCCGAATTCATCCTCACCCCGGCATAG
- a CDS encoding alpha/beta hydrolase has product MPSLRAHVFDWIIRWQVKPKLARAAGDVAAVRRIFDQASFPEPPGITFRPAEIGGIPGEWAERPGLAPDAPRLFYLHGGGFVGCSPRTHRPLTGAFAMRGFRVFCPDYRLAPEHPFPAALDDATAAWSAFAAAGPAGVAGDSAGGNLSLALMLRARRDGLPLPSAAVLFSPSTDMLGEGASMHANARRDAMFDPTKLQNLVEAYLAGHDPADPLASPLRGDLAGLPPLLFHVGAREVLRDDSVRFAEKARAAGVSAAVTIWPVVPHAWQLAQSFLPEARRSLSEAAAFLKSHARTPEVVR; this is encoded by the coding sequence ATGCCGAGCCTGCGCGCCCACGTCTTCGACTGGATCATCCGCTGGCAGGTGAAGCCGAAGCTCGCCCGCGCCGCCGGCGACGTCGCGGCGGTCCGGCGGATCTTCGACCAGGCGAGCTTCCCCGAGCCCCCCGGCATCACCTTCCGCCCGGCCGAGATCGGCGGCATCCCGGGCGAATGGGCCGAGCGTCCGGGGCTGGCGCCGGATGCGCCGCGCCTGTTCTACCTGCATGGCGGCGGCTTCGTCGGCTGCTCGCCCCGCACCCACCGGCCGCTCACCGGCGCCTTCGCGATGCGGGGCTTCCGGGTGTTCTGCCCCGATTACCGCCTCGCCCCCGAGCATCCCTTCCCCGCGGCGCTCGACGACGCGACGGCCGCCTGGTCCGCCTTCGCGGCGGCGGGACCGGCCGGTGTTGCCGGGGATTCGGCCGGCGGCAACCTCTCGCTCGCGTTGATGCTGCGGGCGCGCCGGGACGGCCTGCCGCTGCCCAGCGCCGCGGTTTTGTTCTCGCCCTCGACCGACATGCTGGGGGAGGGGGCCTCGATGCACGCGAATGCCCGCCGTGACGCGATGTTCGACCCGACGAAGCTGCAGAACCTGGTCGAGGCCTATCTCGCCGGGCACGATCCCGCCGACCCGCTCGCCTCGCCGCTGCGCGGCGACCTCGCCGGGCTGCCGCCGCTGCTGTTTCATGTCGGGGCCCGGGAGGTCCTGCGGGACGATTCGGTGCGCTTCGCCGAGAAGGCCCGTGCGGCGGGCGTCTCCGCCGCCGTGACGATCTGGCCGGTGGTGCCGCATGCCTGGCAGCTCGCCCAGTCGTTCCTGCCGGAAGCGCGCCGCTCCCTCTCCGAGGCCGCGGCGTTCCTGAAGAGCCATGCCAGAACGCCGGAGGTGGTCCGGTGA
- a CDS encoding phosphoglycerate kinase has protein sequence MTRFRTLDDAGDLKGKRVLVRVDFNVPMDQGRVTDATRIRRVLPTLRELVEAGAKVVLLAHFGRPKGKPVPAESLRPIAEATARELGRPVAFAEDCVGETAAAAVAALKDGDVLMLENTRFHAGEEKNDPAFVKALAANGDVYVNEAFSAAHRAHASTEGLAHVLPAYAGRLMQAELDALTKGLEAPARPVVAIVGGSKVSTKIDLLKNLVAKVDALVIGGGMANTFLHAAGLGVGKSLCERDLAGTAQAIIEAARENNCAIILPVDGVVAEEFKAGAPHHTYGVDAIPENGMILDIGSLSVDRISAAIDDAKTLVWNGPVGAFEIAPFDQGTVAAARHAAARTKAGKLVSVAGGGDTVAALNHAGVSEDFTYISTAGGAFLEWLEGKPLPGVDALRRQA, from the coding sequence ATGACCCGTTTCCGTACCCTCGACGATGCCGGCGACCTGAAGGGCAAGCGCGTCCTCGTGCGCGTCGATTTCAACGTGCCGATGGACCAGGGCCGCGTCACCGACGCCACCCGCATCCGGCGCGTGCTGCCGACCCTCCGCGAGCTCGTCGAGGCCGGCGCCAAGGTGGTCCTGCTCGCCCATTTCGGCCGCCCGAAGGGCAAGCCGGTCCCGGCCGAGTCCCTGCGCCCGATCGCCGAGGCCACCGCCCGCGAGCTCGGCCGCCCGGTCGCCTTCGCGGAGGATTGCGTCGGCGAGACGGCCGCCGCGGCCGTGGCTGCGCTCAAGGACGGCGACGTCCTGATGCTGGAAAACACCCGCTTCCACGCCGGCGAGGAGAAGAACGACCCCGCCTTCGTCAAGGCGCTCGCCGCCAACGGCGACGTCTACGTCAACGAGGCCTTCTCCGCCGCCCACCGGGCCCACGCCTCGACGGAAGGGCTCGCCCACGTGCTGCCGGCCTATGCGGGCCGCCTGATGCAGGCCGAGCTCGACGCGCTCACCAAGGGCCTCGAGGCCCCGGCCCGGCCGGTGGTGGCGATCGTCGGCGGCTCCAAGGTCTCGACCAAGATCGACCTCCTGAAGAACCTCGTCGCCAAGGTCGACGCCCTGGTGATCGGCGGCGGCATGGCCAACACCTTCCTGCACGCCGCCGGCCTCGGCGTCGGCAAGTCGCTCTGCGAGCGCGACCTCGCCGGCACCGCCCAGGCGATCATCGAGGCGGCGCGGGAGAACAACTGTGCCATCATCCTGCCGGTCGACGGCGTGGTGGCCGAGGAGTTCAAGGCCGGCGCTCCCCACCACACCTACGGGGTCGACGCGATCCCGGAGAACGGCATGATCCTCGACATCGGCAGCCTGTCGGTGGACCGGATCTCGGCCGCGATCGACGACGCCAAGACCCTGGTGTGGAACGGCCCGGTCGGCGCCTTCGAGATCGCTCCCTTCGACCAGGGCACGGTGGCGGCGGCCCGCCATGCGGCGGCACGGACCAAGGCCGGCAAGCTCGTCTCGGTGGCGGGCGGCGGCGACACGGTGGCGGCGCTCAACCATGCCGGCGTGTCGGAGGACTTCACCTATATCTCGACCGCCGGCGGTGCCTTCCTCGAATGGCTCGAGGGCAAGCCGCTGCCGGGCGTCGACGCGCTGCGCCGACAAGCGTGA
- a CDS encoding DUF4164 domain-containing protein, whose product MTAAVEEALRRLEASVALLESAVARRLDAERSHSDLETELEIMRDDRARLASELDGATARLAEMQSVTEDVDHRLGRAIGTVEGVLGRAGERGEG is encoded by the coding sequence ATGACCGCAGCGGTGGAGGAAGCGCTGCGCCGCCTCGAAGCCTCGGTGGCCCTGCTCGAATCCGCGGTGGCGCGCCGGCTCGACGCGGAGCGTAGCCACAGTGATCTCGAGACCGAGCTTGAGATCATGCGCGACGACCGGGCCCGGCTGGCGTCGGAGCTGGACGGCGCGACGGCGCGCCTCGCCGAGATGCAATCGGTGACCGAGGACGTCGACCACCGCCTCGGCCGCGCCATCGGCACCGTCGAGGGCGTCTTGGGCCGCGCCGGCGAGCGGGGCGAGGGCTGA